TAATGATGAACCAAtcatttacacatttttaaatcatttagtAATAATTAAGCAATAATGATTTGGAAACCATTTTCCATGAATATCATATCTATAACAatctataaacacattcataacacattattgccatgtttattgtgtattatgaatgctttatgaaggtctcatctataatacactataATCCATCTGTCGATCTTCTGCTCTCTttttccctcactcgtgaacaagaccccgggACCCTTGAACTCCTCTGCTTGAGGCAGTAACTTACCTCCCACCAGTAGAGGGCAATCCACTCTCCTCCGGTCGAGAACCATAGCCttagacttggaggtgctgatcctcatcccagCCACCCCACATTCAGCTGCAAACCGCCTCAGTGTctgctgcaggtcacagcctGATGACGCCAACAGGACCACAAAAattgcaaaaagcaaagacgcAATCCTGAGGTCCCCCAACTGGACCCCCTCCACCCTCCAAATCAATGAGACTTCATCCAGTTTATCCTACCTACAgtcaataaatcatttaatagtatccatccatccatccatccatctcctaaccagTAATCCAGGTCAGGGTCAGAGAGCGCCTGgatcctttcccaggcagcatagggcccaaggctggagtccaccctggacaggatgattaAAGAATATGATCTCAGTTAATGAAACAAACTTGTTTTATCTTTTTTCTCTATATACAGAAACAAATAGGAGAAACAAAGAGATActttcagcagagaattcagatgagagagaaggagctgcaggagctgagagaggctgtggcctcaatcacagtgagtatgaacctgaggagaagataacagctggctTGTGATCATCTTTAATCAAGACTTGTCTCTCAAAGTCAACAGATCacaaattttttaaatttatgcgGATTAATGATATTGAAGTCACTGTGGGTTACTCTGGGTGAGAGGTCTGGTGGGACAAAGGTGCCAGATAACAGAGTTTAACTAACCTGGGGTGACAGGGGTTAACCTATTGAGTTGGAAAAATATCATTTAAGGCCCATTTGAGAAAATACAACTCTTCACAACCAAGTGTAATGCAAATGAACACTAAAAAGTCACATATTAAACTGAGACCCAATGGTGAcaaccaacctgccccatacagccaccagtctctgccaaatccctgcagctgacagtgtatgagcttaatgagggatcatttccaatcagtgctggctgggtttcagtacctgaggcatccagcatcgtgacgctccaaaccccagccctgtgctgtttttatatctcctgtcagctcacatcactattgtacaatgaggctctctggggtctcaaaaggggccaattgtaatttactgtcctctgctccctgtgttaccaacagagctcagcacagtcagcagtggaggacagcgagaggatcttcactgagatgatccgcTCCATTGAGAGAAGACGCTCTGAGGTGACAAAGCTGATCATAGATCAGgtgaaggctgcagtgagtcaggctgaaGGGCACATGGAGATACTAGAGAAGGATATCgatgaactgaagaggagacatTCTGAGATGGAGcaactttcacacacagaggatcacatccatttactgcaggtaacagaacagctactttGGCAATAAGAAAACCAGGGTATTCAAATGCATGTatgttctcatttgtatttcaactagtctgtcatttgtcagatgttaaagGTCCTGTTAATTTGAATCGAAATCACATTTGTTTTGATGAAGCTGATTAATCAGACCGTATGCCTGTAGAAGTGCCAGGGTCTTCCTGTCACCCCTCAAGCTGAATCTGGACACAAAATCTCAGTTTATCCACGCTGCTCTTTGGAGAATGTGAGGAAGGAGGTTTCTAAACTGAaggatcaactggagaatgtttgcgAAAAGAAAACAGCAGAGATCCATCACACAGGTtaatgaatgaatacattttccTGTCTGTTCATGTTAACACAGACCATGCAGAGAGAGTATGCAGTACAGTCGGTGTCAATTTTGTGTGACCAAGTCAGTTTCTGTTTTCAAGACTAAATCGTTCAGTAAACTAGTGAACTCCAAATTTTACAAGCTGCAAAACCAAGATCACATGAATCATGTGTTGTCTATATTATATAACTCAAAAATCAAAAgcagtttgttaaaatgcctgttattgtccctcataataataataccctACTGCTGTtgtctccacagtgagtgaagtccatctcccacaagtaaattccttttactcacatccctgtttctctctgtctcctcctaGTTACCAAAGACACCATCCTATCAGTATTAGTGCtcaggaccagagcagaattcttacaatgtgagtctgttcacacacacgcttctctctccctgtatgaggtggagtgtgttttattgtgtttcgttttcttctgctagtggagcttctctttctctctcccgctgcctcctttcacatttacatgagctgtttaTGTCAGGAGCCTTTGAATCTGTTTGCAATGTGGCTGCTgatgtttaatattattttgcttATCATGTTATTCTCTGTGACATCCCTGCTGTGAATATGACCTTATAAACATGAACGGctaaacattcatttatttatatatttttatctaAATACTTTTGAAAGTGTTAAAACATACCAAAAATTGCACAACTCTTGTTTAATATAAGGAGTGAATGAGACCAAAACATTATATTCCGATCTTCTCTTCTATCAGATTCCTGTCAGCTCACTCTGGACCCCAACACAATAAACAATAACCTCCATCTGTCTGAGGGGAACAGAGTGGTGACatggaggagagagacagagtcatATCCTGATCACCGGGAGAGGTTTGACTCCCCCAATGTGCTGTgtagagagagtctgactgggcGCTGCTACTGGGAGGTTGACTGGAGCGGGACTATGGTCGGTATCGCGGTCGCATACAAAGGAATCAACAGGAAAGGATGGGATGATGACAGCTGGCTTGGACGCAATGACAAGTCCTGGCGTTTGTACTGCTCAACCTCCAGTTACTCATTCTGGCACAAGAATGTGAAAACTGCAGTATctggccccccctcccccaggataGGAGTGTACCTGGATCACAGGGCAggaactctgtccttctacagcgTTTCTGATACAGTGACCCTCCTGCACAGGGTCCAGACCacattcactgagcccctctatccTGGGTTTGTTCTTTGGAGCAGTACAGCTAAACTGTGCCGACTATGTTAACAGGTTGTTAAAAGTATCCCAAAAAAATAAGGTAATTAATACTAGAAAACATGACTACTGGCAGTGAAATGTTTGTGGCCAGTGAACCATCAAATACTAGAAAACATGAGACAGACTGGAAGACAGGGAAATGAAGAGGTTAACTGGCGCAAACAACAGGAGGCAACAGGGCAACTAGGCTTTGAAGAAACAAGGTGACCCAACTGGACAGACTGAGAGGAACCCCTCTTGGCTCTGGGACTTCTCCCGAGGAACCCTCATAGTtctgggactcaaacccagaCAGGGACCAACAGAAAAGACGAGGACTGACCCGAAAGGACAGGCTCAGAACAAACACAACAAGGCAATTAACAAGGCTGGAGCACGCAAGTACACAGATGGGTGGAGGTTCAATGACTGAACCAGGGTCGCAAGAAACACTTGGCTTAACTAGACATAGTTGTAGGAGTGGCATGAAAATCTATTGTGGAAAATGGGGAAATAACGAACATGaaagtaaatataaaaaaattatacaattatacagATGTCATATGCATATCAGTCATTCACTGATAGAAATATAATACTCAAGACTTTAGTAAGTAGCTAAGATTTCTGTTAACAACAATGGGTTTATACAGTAAATTGCACAaaataattcattaaatgaaatgaaacaaatcAAAAGAAAATTGTTTTGTGAAAGAGTGATTTTTACATGGTGACTTAGATTATTGGAGAGATTAAAACCAGTATAAATTCCTTCGTGCTTTTGCCATATACAGTACCTGTGTGAACAACTAACGATGATTATTTTAGTGGGATAATTCCGAAgtctttaaatcatttatctATTTTATCCAGTTTGAATTTGGAAAACCAGCAAATTAATAAATGTTCTAGCAGTTTACGAAGTTTTCTTATCCTGACTATTATTCTCCATGTTGCAATTATATAAATACAGTGgcacctcagttctcaaactcattagaacttgaatttcttaaaagtcgaaccaaccacttcggaaaaaaatgacctagtACTTGacctgaatctcagaagtcaaaccgtgaacgccgacgtaagataacttgtatgcacggggaaatgagttacgcggcacgtctctgaggaaacaaagggtaaagcttcagtctcagcctcgcattagctgtgatagcacctTGCATctactagctgaatacatatatttagacagtaaaaatacatttagacaatgatagacagtaactgTCACGTTCACGTCCAGGGAGTAGGCGAGGAATAATGGTTGGGAGACGAAGATGAGCAAAATAAGGGGTTTTAATGGAgtttaaaacaacaaaaggcaGCAAACCAGGGAATGACAGGGAAAACTAAGCTCAAGACATAAACTAACAAGACACGAACTTAGAGAAcattaatgacaagtctggCAAGTAAAGGTAAGACACAGACTGAAATACTAAGAAACTAATtaagaaacacaaaacagattGAGAGAAGCGCAAATTCCACACATGGGTAAttaggggcgtggcacacatgaggaatGCTgggctgggcgtgacagaactCCCCCCTCACcgaaggcgcgcactccgggcgcgccccaGGGCAGGGGCCGAACAGGAAACAGAGAACctagaagacaaaaaaaaagtcaacgAAGAACCGGGGACAGAACAGGACCCGCAGACAGCCGCCAAGCGACAGCCAGGGgacgcacgggcgagccagggggcaggatgggcgggacccgggcccgacgcctgtgtcccctccccttacgggacacagaaaggcggggtcctggggagTGTCGGCCTCGCTGGGGCAAGGGTGATGGAGTCACTGGAGCCGCAGCGGATGgaggctcgggcagagcagggggcgtggcggcaggcggtgcagccggagagacaggcaggacgggcgagccgggctggacaggcaggacgggtggggctgcgggcagagcggcggcagcaggtaGCACTGCAACAGGCAGGAttggagcaggcaggtccggaacgGGCGCAAGGATGGGCGCTGGGTGAGCTGGCGCTGCCCCTTTTAGGGCCTTGGGAATCTGGGGAATGGCGTCCCAGACGGCCCTAGCCCCCCTATTGAATAGGCGCGATGGCCGGTGGTGGTAAGCCTCCAAGGGAGGCGGCTGCTCGTCGGCGGGGCTGGCAGCGGGAGCGTCCTCCCGGAAGATCGGGAAGTCCCCCTGCCAACTGGCAGGGATGTAAGTGGGGCGGAGGGAGCATGCCCCCACGAAGATCGTCGGGGCTTCTGCTCCTATTTTTCCCCTGCGCTTCTTCCTCTTAGGTAGAGAGGGGCCCTCTGGGACCCAAGGCAGGTCCTTACACTGGGTTCTTTGCCCAGGCAGTTCCCCAGAGCTGGGGAGCTGAGCGGCCGAAGCCGCGTTAAGCTCAGTCTTGCACTTTGGAGGAGTAGTCTCTGGCTGTGCGGCCGAGCCGTTTCCTGATGTCCTCCAGCTTCAGCTCGTCATGTAAGCCCAGCTGGATCCCACAGTCTGTTAGACGGGCTTGTTACCACGACCCAGATGGGTGTCATCAGCCTGTGGAATCAGCACCAGCATGTTGCTGTGACCTTTTACTCCCCAGATTTCTGCACCACATCACTTTAATTCGTGTGATGCCAATTAATGGCATGTcgattaaattacagttaaatGCTGTGCAACTACAAGCCAGAGTCAAGGAAGAATATTCATTCTGCCACATCATCAGACATCTTAGAGACATTGTCGGCTcagaggggggtggggagcaGCTTACCCACCACCACTGACATCTACACCACCAGATGCAGGAGAAGGGCTTCCTGCATTATGAGGGacccctaaacctaaccctaaacctaaccccacccacccagcaCACAAACTGTTTGTTCCTCTCCCCTCAGGCAGGAGGCTGAGGAGCATCAAGAGTAGGACCAGACTGTGTAACAGCTTCTTTCCAGATGCTGTAAGACTGCTGAACTCTGCCCCAGCCCCCGCACAGAttcaccctcccccccatctccaCCACACAAAAAGACTAATAGACTAtaacccccctacccccacctcCAGCAGACCAAAGTGACATATAACATATAACATGTGCAATACACTCATATGTGCAATGTTCCCCATAACATAGTATTTAAATTATCACCACCAAGCGAAGTGATATTAACACGTGCAATAAGCCCATATGTGCAATGCTCATTATAACACAGTAACTAAGTTATTACTATTATATAGCAAATTACCTGGATCGGTTTTATGTTGCATCCATTCTATGTCTGCTTCTGCGTATTGGACACTGTACATACTGCTAACTTAAACTCCATACTTAATACTCCAATacctttatatttaatttttatcttTATAAGTGTGTGTGACTAGCTCTGTGGCTTATCCGGGACCTGAGTACTTACTTTTGCTCCATGGCATGTGCGAACATGTgtggaatgacaataaagtctcTTGATCTTGAATTTATTGCCCATACCATGTTGATGGTTACTGCTTCTTGCTCCTGATCTTGCAGACACACAGCAACCAAGCGAGAAGCAAACAAAACCAAcacaatcaaaccacactgctACCCATTACAAAAAAGAAcaatgcaaaaaatgaaaaaagaaaaactatttacatgggCCCATGATAAAAAACTTAAAAACATGTATCCCAGAATCTGGTCAA
The Paramormyrops kingsleyae isolate MSU_618 chromosome 4, PKINGS_0.4, whole genome shotgun sequence genome window above contains:
- the LOC111847250 gene encoding E3 ubiquitin/ISG15 ligase TRIM25-like isoform X1; amino-acid sequence: MAQADLDPNQFSCPICLDLLKDPVTIPCGHNYCRCCIKNCWDQEDHGRVYSCPQCRQTFTPRPVLGRNTMLAEVVEKMKITGLQAHTFADCYAGPGDVECDFCTGRKHKAVKSCLVCLASYCETHLQPHYESPAFRKHKLTDATGHLEDKVCSHHDKLLEVYCCTDQQCICYLCTMDEHRGHDTVSAVTGRAEIQKQIGETKRYFQQRIQMREKELQELREAVASITSSAQSAVEDSERIFTEMIRSIERRRSEVTKLIIDQVKAAVSQAEGHMEILEKDIDELKRRHSEMEQLSHTEDHIHLLQKCQGLPVTPQAESGHKISVYPRCSLENVRKEVSKLKDQLENVCEKKTAEIHHTVTKDTILSVLVLRTRAEFLQYSCQLTLDPNTINNNLHLSEGNRVVTWRRETESYPDHRERFDSPNVLCRESLTGRCYWEVDWSGTMVGIAVAYKGINRKGWDDDSWLGRNDKSWRLYCSTSSYSFWHKNVKTAVSGPPSPRIGVYLDHRAGTLSFYSVSDTVTLLHRVQTTFTEPLYPGFVLWSSTAKLCRLC